In Trifolium pratense cultivar HEN17-A07 linkage group LG7, ARS_RC_1.1, whole genome shotgun sequence, a genomic segment contains:
- the LOC123899933 gene encoding TSET complex member tstA-like codes for MAKIMVQILVSMLLVLVLVAEVGANTPSYASCQIKKYKHCYNLVQECPKSCPYDCTVECASCKPICVGGTNPSHDYPTPTSSTPSSSSSSSSSSSSASSSAASSSSPNSSSKSQNSSHSSSTPSSSSSSSSSSSSSSSSSSSAASSSSSSPQKTPPSSSTPSSSSSSSSSASSSSSSSSSAASSSSSPNSPSTPNNPPSSSSTPSSSSSSSSGSSSSSSSHKTARCWDKKYPKCYNMEHVCPNACSSGCEVDCNTCKPVCKCDKPGAICQDPRFIGGDGITFYFHGKKDNNFCLVSDTNLHINGHFIGRRNHNMKRDFTWVQSIAILFDKHQIYLGAQKTSTWDDSVDRLALSYNGEPITLYKSEGATWESSGVSIVREASTNNIVVEVEGKFRITAKVVPITEEDSRIHNYGITKDDCFAHLDLGFKFFSLSNEVSGVLGQTYKPDYVSRVNIGAKMPIMGGGKEYKTTSLFSPDCSVTRFVGNDGSNDDNVMVNNLRLPSMSCTSGIDGEGVVCKR; via the exons ATGGCTAAAATAATGGTTCAAATTTTGGTGTCAATGCTGCTTGTGCTAGTGCTAGTGGCAGAGGTAGGGGCTAATACTCCAAGCTATGCAAGCTGCCAAATAAAGAAGTACAAACATTGCTATAATTTGGTTCAAGAATGTCCTAAGTCTTGTCCTTATGATTGTACTGTGGAGTGTGCCTCTTGCAAACCTATTTGTGTTGGAGGCACAAATCCTTCACATGATTATCCTACTCCTACATCCTCAACACCGTCTTCGTCTTCGTCTTCATCCTCCTCTTCTTCATCGGCGTCTTCTTCTGCTGCTTCTTCGTCATCGCCTAATAGCTCATCTAAATCACAAAACTCATCACATTCATCCTCTAcaccatcttcttcttcttctagctcttcctcttcatcttcatcttcctcttctTCGTCTTCTGctgcttcttcttcatcttcatcaccacAAAAAACACCGCCTTCATCCTCTACACCGTCTTCTTCGTCCTCCTCTAGTTCCTCtgcatcttcttcctcttcgtCTTCCTCTTCCGCTGCATCGTCTTCTTCATCACCTAATAGCCCTTCTACACCAAATAATCCACCATCTTCATCCTCTACACCTTCCTCTTCGTCTTCCTCTTCATCcggttcttcatcatcatcatcatcacacaAAACAGCTAGATGTTGGGACAAGAAGTATCCAAAATGTTACAATATGGAACATGTTTGCCCAAATGCCTGCTCTAGTGGATGTGAAGTTGATTGCAACACTTGCAAACCAGTTTGTA agtgtGACAAACCAGGAGCTATTTGCCAAGACCCTCGATTCATTGGTGGTGATGGAATCACTTTTTACTTCCATGGAAAGAAAGACAACAACTTCTGCCTTGTTTCTGATACCAACCTCCACATAAACGGTCACTTCATAGGTAGAAGGAACCATAACATGAAGAGAGACTTCACATGGGTCCAATCCATTGCTATTCTCTTTGACAAACACCAAATTTACCTTGGAGCCCAGAAAACATCCACATGGGATGACTCTGTAGACCGCCTTGCCCTCTCCTATAATGGCGAACCCATCACCCTCTATAAATCAGAAGGTGCGACATGGGAATCATCCGGTGTGTCAATTGTTAGGGAAGCCTCCACAAACAACATCGTTGTCGAAGTTGAAGGAAAATTTAGAATTACAGCTAAGGTTGTTCCTATAACCGAAGAAGACTCGAGGATTCACAACTACGGCATCACCAAAGATGATTGTTTCGCTCACCTTGATTTAGGCTTCAAATTCTTTTCTCTAAGCAACGAAGTCAGTGGCGTGTTGGGCCAAACATATAAACCCGACTATGTGAGCCGTGTGAACATTGGTGCAAAAATGCCAATAATGGGAGGTGGAAAAGAGTATAAAACAACAAGTTTGTTCTCTCCTGACTGTTCTGTAACTCGCTTTGTTGGTAACGATGGATCCAACGACGACAATGTCATGGTGAACAATTTGAGGCTCCCTAGCATGAGCTGCACAAGTGGTATTGATGGAGAAGGAGTTGTCTGCAAGAGATAA
- the LOC123896235 gene encoding flotillin-like protein 3, whose product MYEYKLKYEYVASTGTRGKLGVVQETETEAALFEKKAEAQIALADATFYARKQEAEAELYSKKKEAEGVVTLGQAQGVYVNTLLKALGGNYYSLRDYLMINGGMYQEIAKINSEAIHGLEPKISIWTNGGDNNGGGEGVMGGMKEFANVYKMLPPLFKTVNEQTEMLPPTWMGTLSDKSS is encoded by the exons ATGTATGAGTATAAATTAAAGTACGAGTATGTGGCCAGTACTG GTACAAGAGGCAAACTGGGAGTTGTACAAGAAACAGAGACAGAAGCAGCTCTGTTTGAGAAGAAAGCAGAAGCACAAATAGCATTGGCAGATGCAACATTTTATGCTCGTAAACAAGAAGCTGAAGCAGAGTTATATTCAAAGAAAAAGGAAGCAGAGGGGGTTGTGACACTTGGACAAGCTCAAGGAGTGTATGTAAACACACTTCTCAAAGCACTTGGAGGCAACTATTATTCTCTAAGAGACTATTTGATGATAAATGGTGGCATGTATCAAGAGATTGCCAAGATTAATTCTGAAGCAATACATGGACTTGAACCTAAGATTAGTATTTGGACTAATGGTGGTGATAAtaatggtggtggtgaaggTGTCATGGGGGGTATGAAGGAATTTGCTAATGTGTACAAGATGTTGCCACCTCTGTTTAAGACTGTTAATGAGCAAACAGAGATGTTGCCTCCTACTTGGATGGGAACCTTATCTGACAAGAGCTCTTAG
- the LOC123898603 gene encoding probable pre-mRNA-splicing factor ATP-dependent RNA helicase DEAH2 yields MGTERKRKLSLFDDSAAATAKMVKTNGNNLINHWNGKPYSARYYDIFDKRKTLPVWQQKDDFLQVFKDNQTLILVGETGSGKTTQIPQFVLEAVDLETPDKRGKKMMIACTQPRRMAAMSVSRRVAEEMDVTIGEQVGYSVRFEDCSSARTVLKYLTDGMLLREAMTDPLLERYKVIILDEAHERTLATDVLLGLLKEVLKKRPDLKLVVMSATIDAEKFQGYFVGAPLMKVPGRLHPVEIFYTEEPERDYFEAAVRTVVQIHMCEPAGDILVFLTGEEEIEDACCKILKEVANLGDQVGPVKVVPLYSTLPPAMQQRIFEPAPPPVKDGGPTGRKIVVSTNIAETSLTIDGIVYVIDPGFAKQKVYNPRVCGESLLVSPISKASAHQRSGRAGRTQPGKCFRLYTERSFNNDLKPQTDPEILRTNLANIVLTLKKLGIDDIVHFDFMDPPAVETLSRALELLNYLGALDDECNLTNLGEIMSEFPLDPQMSKMLVVSPEFNCSNEILSISAMLSVPNCFIRPRQALKAADEAKARFGHIDGDHLTLLNVYHAYKQNNEDASWCYNNFINNRALKLADNVRQQLVRIMARFNLKLCSTNFNSRAYYVNIRKAMLAGYFMQVAHLERTGHYLTVKDNQVVHLHPSNCLDHKPEWVIYNENILTSQNYNIRTVTDIRGEWLVDIAPRRWRENVLTLLL; encoded by the coding sequence ATGGGTACAGAAAGGAAGAGAAAATTGAGTTTATTCGACGACTCTGCTGCTGCTACTGCTAAGATGGTGAAAACCAACGGCAACAATCTCATTAATCACTGGAACGGTAAACCTTACTCTGCAAGGTACTATGATATTTTCGATAAGAGGAAAACCCTTCCCGTTTGGCAACAGAAAGATGATTTCTTGCAAGTTTTCAAGGATAATCAGACTTTGATTCTCGTTGGTGAAACTGGTAGTGGTAAAACCACTCAAATTCCTCAATTTGTTTTAGAAGCTGTTGATTTAGAGACACCAGATAAGCGCGGCAAGAAGATGATGATCGCATGCACTCAGCCTCGTAGAATGGCTGCAATGTCTGTTTCACGCCGTGTTGCTGAAGAGATGGATGTCACTATTGGAGAACAAGTTGGTTATAGCGTCCGTTTTGAAGATTGTAGTAGTGCAAGGACAGTTTTGAAGTATTTAACTGATGGTATGCTTTTGAGAGAAGCAATGACAGATCCACTTTTAGAGCGATACAAAGTAATTATTCTAGATGAAGCACACGAAAGGACTTTGGCAACTGATGTGCTACTTGGTCTTCTTAAGGAAGTTCTTAAAAAAAGACCTGACTTGAAGTTGGTGGTTATGAGTGCAACGATTGACGCTGAGAAGTTTCAGGGATATTTTGTTGGTGCCCCTCTTATGAAAGTACCTGGAAGGTTACATCCGGTGGAAATTTTTTATACTGAGGAACCAGAAAGGGATTACTTTGAGGCTGCTGTTAGGACAGTGGTGCAGATTCATATGTGTGAACCTGCTGGAGACATACTTGTTTTTCTTACTGGAGAGGAGGAGATAGAAGATGCATGCTGCAAAATATTGAAAGAAGTTGCAAATTTGGGGGATCAGGTGGGCCCTGTGAAAGTAGTGCCATTGTATTCTACTCTTCCTCCAGCTATGCAGCAGAGGATATTTGAGCCAGCTCCGCCTCCAGTTAAGGACGGAGGCCCCACTGGAAGGAAGATTGTGGTATCTACAAACATAGCAGAAACTTCGTTGACAATTGATGGTATAGTTTATGTTATTGACCCTGGATTTGCTAAGCAGAAGGTTTATAACCCTCGAGTTTGTGGTGAGTCTTTGTTGGTGTCTCCGATATCAAAGGCTAGTGCACACCAGAGATCTGGACGTGCTGGAAGAACTCAACCAGGGAAATGCTTTAGACTTTATACTGAAAGAAGTTTCAATAATGACCTTAAGCCGCAGACTGATCCTGAAATTTTGAGAACTAATCTTGCCAACATAGTTCTTACATTGAAGAAACTGGGTATAGATGATATAGTGCATTTTGACTTCATGGACCCTCCTGCCGTTGAAACTTTAAGCCGTGCTTTGGAACTGTTGAATTACTTGGGTGCACTGGATGATGAATGTAACTTAACAAATCTGGGTGAGATTATGAGTGAGTTTCCGTTGGACCCTCAGATGTCAAAGATGCTTGTTGTTAGTCCAGAATTCAACTGTTCAAACGAGATTCTTTCAATTTCTGCCATGCTATCAGTACCCAATTGCTTTATCCGGCCTAGGCAGGCACTAAAAGCTGCGGATGAAGCGAAGGCTAGGTTTGGACATATTGATGGAGATCATCTCACCCTCTTGAATGTATACCATGCCTACAAGCAAAACAATGAGGATGCTTCTTGGTGCTACAACAACTTCATTAATAATAGGGCACTCAAATTAGCTGATAATGTTCGACAACAGCTTGTTCGTATCATGGCTCGGTTTAACTTGAAGTTATGCAGCACAAACTTCAATAGTCGCGCCTACTACGTCAACATAAGAAAGGCAATGCTAGCAGGATATTTCATGCAGGTGGCTCATCTTGAGCGGACAGGACACTACTTGACAGTGAAAGACAACCAGGTGGTACACTTGCATCCATCAAATTGTCTGGATCACAAGCCTGAGTGGGTTATCTATAATGAAAATATTCTTACCagtcaaaattataatatacgTACTGTGACAGATATACGCGGTGAATGGTTAGTTGATATAGCACCACGGAGATGGAGAGAAAATGTTTTAACACTACTATTATGA